A window of the Brachybacterium sacelli genome harbors these coding sequences:
- a CDS encoding Rne/Rng family ribonuclease, producing MADSTHHPENDSSEPTNTPPPARRRRRAGAPAGAPAGAPAPLAAPEPTAPRTVVAPQSETAPEPAPAPTTTRTRRRAGAPAGAPVVPAEPDPQDAVTPEEVEPEDVTEEVEPAEDAGNPVVDDLRALASARGASDGEDEADEDRSRRREQVQMDFASLLFQAPTPQPRTTVGAHDAPVGSAELSFEAAEESEAETTDEEEPTGRSRSRRRTARRSAPREEDAPQDGTDTAEDSTEQDEEDGSERDSGGSGGSRRRRRRGGRGRRGRGRGEDEESGSSDEDDSDEGEKDTADHGEDKGEKNDEDNAGGSSNSPGSRRRRRRRRSGSSGNDSSSSTDDPPNTVVKVREARDEVKAVKGSTRLEAKRQRRREGRDNGRKRNVITEAEFLARRESVKRSMVVRERPGRTQIAVLEDDVLVEHYVAQKSQTSMVGNVYLGKVQNVLPSMEAAFVDIGKGRNAVLYAGEVNWDAVGLEGQPRRIELALKSGDPVLVQVTKDPIGHKGARLTSQISLPGRYVVFVPGGSMTGISRKLPDTERSRLKKLMRQLIPEDAGVIVRTAAEGASEAELTHDVERLRGQWEKIQKAQKAKSAPVALSQEPDIAIKVVRDVFNEDFTSLIVEGGKVYDDVHAYVSEVAPDLLERVTKHVGEKDVFAKHRIDEQLLKAMDRKVYLPSGGSLVIDRTEAMTVVDVNTGKFTGSGGSLEETVTKNNLEAAEEIVRQLRLRDIGGIIVIDFIDMVLEANRDLVLRRLVECLGRDRTKHQVAEVTSLGLVQMTRKRVGQGLLETFSTTCEHCNGRGHHVDIDGDHGNGNGGGGNGGSEDASSKSSKRRNRRSRGNGGSGSSKEDSGSEETSGEDSGQDVHRLEDDENSRAQARATIASIAAASGNHTPSEEQDPSQA from the coding sequence ATGGCTGACAGCACCCATCATCCCGAGAACGACTCCTCGGAGCCGACGAACACACCACCCCCCGCCCGGCGCCGACGTCGGGCCGGCGCCCCCGCCGGCGCCCCGGCCGGAGCCCCGGCTCCCCTCGCGGCGCCGGAGCCCACCGCGCCGCGGACCGTCGTCGCCCCGCAGTCCGAGACCGCGCCCGAGCCCGCGCCGGCGCCCACGACGACGCGCACCCGGCGCCGCGCCGGTGCCCCCGCCGGGGCGCCGGTGGTCCCCGCCGAGCCCGACCCCCAGGACGCCGTGACCCCCGAGGAGGTCGAGCCCGAGGACGTCACCGAGGAGGTCGAGCCCGCCGAGGATGCCGGTAACCCTGTCGTCGACGACCTGCGCGCTCTCGCCTCCGCCCGCGGTGCGAGCGACGGCGAGGACGAGGCCGACGAGGACCGCAGCCGCCGCCGCGAGCAGGTCCAGATGGACTTCGCCTCGCTGCTGTTCCAGGCGCCTACCCCGCAGCCCCGCACCACGGTCGGGGCGCACGACGCCCCCGTGGGCTCCGCGGAGCTGTCCTTCGAGGCCGCCGAGGAGTCGGAGGCGGAGACGACGGACGAGGAGGAGCCCACCGGGCGCTCCCGCTCCCGCCGTCGGACCGCGCGCCGCTCCGCGCCGCGCGAGGAGGACGCCCCGCAGGACGGTACCGACACCGCCGAGGACTCCACCGAGCAGGACGAGGAGGACGGCTCCGAGCGCGACTCCGGCGGCTCGGGCGGCTCCCGTCGCCGCCGTCGGCGCGGCGGCCGCGGCCGCCGCGGTCGGGGACGCGGAGAGGACGAGGAGTCCGGCTCCTCGGACGAGGACGACTCCGACGAGGGCGAGAAGGACACCGCCGACCACGGCGAGGACAAGGGCGAGAAGAACGACGAGGACAACGCCGGCGGCTCCTCGAACTCTCCCGGTTCGCGTCGCCGTCGCCGTCGCCGCCGCTCCGGCAGCAGCGGCAACGACAGCTCCTCCTCGACGGACGATCCGCCGAACACCGTGGTCAAGGTCCGCGAGGCGCGCGACGAGGTCAAGGCCGTCAAGGGGTCGACCCGTCTCGAGGCCAAGCGCCAGCGTCGGCGCGAGGGCCGCGACAACGGCCGCAAGCGAAACGTCATCACCGAGGCCGAGTTCCTCGCCCGCCGCGAGTCCGTCAAGCGCTCGATGGTGGTCCGCGAGCGCCCCGGCCGCACCCAGATCGCCGTGCTCGAGGACGACGTGCTGGTCGAGCACTACGTCGCCCAGAAGTCGCAGACCTCGATGGTCGGCAACGTCTACCTGGGCAAGGTCCAGAACGTGCTGCCCTCGATGGAGGCCGCCTTCGTCGACATCGGCAAGGGTCGCAACGCCGTGCTGTACGCCGGCGAGGTCAACTGGGACGCCGTCGGGCTCGAGGGTCAGCCGCGCCGCATCGAGCTCGCGCTCAAGAGCGGCGATCCGGTGCTGGTGCAGGTCACCAAGGACCCGATCGGTCACAAGGGCGCCCGCCTGACCAGTCAGATCTCCCTGCCGGGCCGCTATGTCGTGTTCGTGCCCGGCGGCTCCATGACGGGCATCTCCCGCAAGCTGCCGGACACCGAGCGCTCGCGGCTGAAGAAGCTCATGCGCCAGCTCATCCCCGAGGACGCGGGCGTCATCGTGCGCACCGCCGCCGAGGGCGCGAGCGAGGCGGAGCTGACCCACGACGTCGAGCGTCTGCGCGGGCAGTGGGAGAAGATCCAGAAGGCGCAGAAGGCCAAGTCCGCGCCGGTGGCCCTCTCCCAGGAGCCCGACATCGCCATCAAGGTGGTGCGCGACGTCTTCAACGAGGACTTCACCTCCCTGATCGTCGAGGGCGGCAAGGTCTACGACGACGTCCACGCCTATGTCTCGGAGGTCGCCCCCGATCTGCTCGAGCGGGTCACCAAGCACGTCGGCGAGAAGGACGTGTTCGCCAAGCACCGCATCGACGAGCAGTTGCTGAAGGCCATGGACCGCAAGGTCTACCTGCCCTCCGGCGGGTCGCTGGTCATCGACCGCACCGAGGCCATGACCGTGGTCGACGTGAACACGGGCAAGTTCACAGGGTCCGGCGGCTCCCTCGAGGAGACGGTCACCAAGAACAACCTCGAGGCGGCCGAGGAGATCGTCCGCCAGCTGCGGCTGCGCGACATCGGCGGCATCATCGTCATCGACTTCATCGACATGGTGCTCGAGGCCAATCGTGACCTGGTGCTGCGACGGCTCGTCGAGTGCCTGGGCCGGGACCGCACCAAGCACCAGGTCGCCGAGGTCACCTCGCTGGGCCTGGTGCAGATGACCCGCAAGCGCGTGGGACAGGGCCTGCTGGAGACCTTCTCCACCACCTGCGAGCACTGCAACGGCCGGGGCCATCACGTCGACATCGACGGGGACCACGGCAACGGCAACGGCGGCGGCGGTAACGGCGGTTCTGAGGACGCCTCCTCGAAGTCCTCCAAGCGTCGCAACCGGCGCTCGCGGGGCAACGGCGGCAGCGGCTCCTCGAAGGAGGACTCGGGTTCCGAGGAGACCTC